The genome window GCTGGCGGCCTCGGGCAGCGACTCCCCAAGCCGCAGCGAGAGCCCTGCGCCGATCGCGACCTGCTCGCTGCCCCCGGACTTGACCCGGGCGGCAGCGGAGGACGAGGGGACGGCGGCGGCCGGGTCTCCCGGCCGCAAACAGCCTCCCGGCGACGAGGGCGAGTCGGACGCCGGGAGGGGGGGCCGCGGCGTCGTGGCCGCGCGCGCGCCCTCGCccgaggagatggaggaggaggctATCGCCAGCGTTCCCGGGGAGGAGACGGAGGACATGGACTTTCTGTCGGGCCTGGAACTGGCGGATCTGCTGGATCCCCGGCAACCAGACTGGCATCTGGAGCCCGGGCTCAACTCGCCCGGGCCTCTCTCCTCGTCCGGCGGAGGCTCGGATAGCGGCGGCCTGTGGAGAGGGGACGACGACGACGAGGCCGCGGCTGCCGAGATGCAGCGCTTTTCTGACCTGCTGCAGAGGCTGTTAAACGGCATCGGAGGCTGCAGCAGCGGCAGTGACAGTGGCGGCGGCGAAAAGAGGCGGAGAAAGTCCCCGGGAGgaggcggcggcagcagcggcaACGACAACGACCAGGCGGCGACAAAGAGTCCCCGGAaggcggcggcggctgctgccCGTCTCAACCGGCTGAAGAAGAAGGAGTACGTGATGGGGCTGGAGAGTCGAGTACGGGGTCTGGCAGCCGAGAACCAGGAGCTGCGGGCCGAGAATCGGGAGCTGGGCAAGCGCGTACAAGCACTGCAGGAGGAGAGTCGCTACCTACGGGCCGTCTTAGCCAACGAGACCGGACTGGCTCGCTTGCTGAGCCGGCTGAGCGGCGTGGGACTGCGGCTGACCACCTCGCTCTTCAGAGACTCGCCCGCCGGTGACCATGACTACGCTCTGCCCGTGGGAAAGCAGCAGCAGGACGTGCTGGAAGAGGACGACTCAGCCGGAGGAGTGTGTCTTCATGTGGACAAGGATAAGGTGTCGGTGGAGTTCTGCTCGGCGTGCGCCCGGAAGGCGTCGTCTTCTCTTAAAATGTAGGGTCAAGTAATCTGCTCTTTATCCGCGTTTACCCCTTTCAACTCCCTTACACCATGTAAAACACCTTAGTGGGACATCTTCACTGGACACatttcagaggaggaaaaaaaagtaatattgaaTCTTTAAGTGTTTAGCTAAAAGCATGAATGTGACACTGTAACCAACTCCTAATGATAACATGTCACTATTAAATCTCTCTGACAGTTTCTTTTTTAGGTGATTTCCTTCCTGCCAGGCTCCGTTGTAGGGGTTACAGAACAGTCGTTCCCGCCTCACAACCTGGTAAGGATCCATCTCTTCACGTAACGCTCATGCTCTGCTGCTTAGTCTACTTTAATGGGCAACAtctcaatttgtgtgtgtgtgtgtgatatattttttttttcttttcttttttggaaggtggGAGGGGAATCTAATTTGGGCCCTGTCCACCCTGGAAACAGACTTGTGCTGGTCAATATTGTATTCAAGTTGCTTCTTCTGGTTGAAATAGCTGTTAATGTGTCCCCTTGTTCAGACTTGCGTGTACCTAGCTCTTCTGTCCCCAGTGTGGACATGGCCTTGGATGACATCGGTTCCAACTGTACACTGAAAGCTGCTAATAGAGATACAGTTTGGAGAAAGTGACACAGGTGAAGTTGAATGGAAGTTCCGAGTTGTACAAGGTGCAAATTGGAATTCCAACTTTAGAGCAACTTTTCAGAGGTTGACAATAAGTACTTGGGGCATACACAGATGTGATAGTAATTTTGCGGAGATGACAGAAATCTCTTAAATATTCAAGAATGCCTTTTAGTTTTCATAGATCTAGATATACAATCTATTCAGATTAATAGATTTTTATATCTCACCGTTAGAGAAGTTGGAAATTAACATGCATATCAGATTCCTGTGTTAGTTACTTAAAGGAAGAATAAGAATGGTTAATGAAATGATTCTTTGAGGACCAGCACAGTGATTTACCCTATCACTGAGTATGAATAAATTGTTGAACAcctttatttttgttgtattaAAATTTTAGGTTAAATTTATGTATGATTAGATATTGAAGGTTATGAAATGTGAATGAAAACGTGTAAAGTGAGGCTTCACAAAGAATCTTATTCTCCATATTTCAAGGATATTTGTCCTAtttaaaagtaagttttaaaattgagtGACTTAATGACACGATTGACACTTTTTCCAAAGTTGGGACATAGTCTTCCTTTGAAGTACTCTATTATCTATTGTCCAGTTGTATAGATTGAGTCACAGTGTCTTTCAGTGTAAGAGACATTAAGAAATTCTTTGTGAAACATCACTGTTTGATAAAGTATATACGTATTTAGcatccttgtttttctttgtgctaAAGTGGATACAGCTGTTGGGGCAGAAGAGACGGGACCAGCTGCTGGCCacatttcctgctttattttaaaaggtagtataagaaatgaggaaaaagaggTAATATCAGGgcttctgcttttattttaaaatgttcataattaaaaagtattttccagCAGTCCAAAGATGTAAGTTATCttacatataaaatgttttattttgttgttatttggtTATGAAAATGGAATCTTGTTCTTGAAGAACTGTAAATGTTTTGTTGCTAGATAATACACTTTTGAGACCTAACTTGGTCTCCGGTTTCCAGTGCATTACAGCATATTTTGTAAAATCATCTACTGCACTTGAGCATGAATGGATAGTAGCCAAACTCACAACCTGGAGTGATGAACCTGCTTATACCTAAGTGCAGGAGCAAGCCCCTCACAATGCAGCTGCATGGATTTTTAGTGCCtactgaattatatatataaatatatataaaaaccaaAAGTAGTTGGAAAAGTTATTTGAAATGACTAATTTGTGCTATCTTTATGGAATATGTTAAATGTAGCTTTTTGAAACAGAAGCCTTGAATTGAAAGTTAATTAATACTTGaacattttgtatatatttctttgtatataattttgtgCAGTACCAATGACAAAAATATGGTGTCATAATAAAACCAGGTTTGTTGATCTTTCAGTCATGGGCTCAAAGAATTTATTCATCTCTAACATGACATTAGAAAATAATGgatgaaaataggaaaaatgatTGTTGTTAATGCTGTGGGTCTTAAAAGGTTCTGGAAGCAGTAAGTGcgtttttctaaaaattataccATTCCCTTGGAATATTTTCTTCCTAACATCAATGATTTTCCTGCATTATTTGAAGTTTGGGGCTGGGGAGAAACAGTCAAAGCTTTCTGAATTGGGATGCTTTGACATTCCAAGTATAGATTTTTAGAATGTCATTTTATAAATGGCAGTTTTTGGAAATACTTGATTAAGAACTTTTGAAAATGGAGATTAGTATCGACTATTTTAAAAGCTGCTTTGTTAGGTTGCTTCTGTTTTAACTGTCTTTTCTtagtttccatttcattctcttttttttctaattttggtaAATTAGTGATTTTGTCATTTTTTGCATCAACGTCATGGTCTTGTTTTTACATGGTATTGCATGTATTTAGGACCTATCTAACAGGGGCTTTAAATAAATATGGTCATATTTATGTGTAAACACGTTTTACTGTAAATGTTTGGGTTTCTGAATTTACAACAGATATGTTTATTTCAGTATGTAGTAAACAATATCTTAAAGTGTCCTATTCACTActtgttaattaaaaaagttATGATTAATATGAACCTGTTGTCTtactatttttagaaaattgtgTTCTGAATGATTAGTAGTTGGATAAAGGAGATTTCTGGACTATAATATGGATTTAGAAATTTTCAGGTTTGGCTCTATTTACTGTAATGGATGAAAGCAATTTAGTGTttggggaatctttttttttttaattttttttttcataattgtgCCTCTGTGGCAAAATGATACAGCAAGTTCTAGAGTAAAGATGTAGCTTTTAATGTTTGTCTTCTGATGGTGACAGGAATTTATACATTAATTGAACTAACACATCATATTGACTTAATGTTTCTGCACTTCCTTGACCAAACCTAACTAAAAAGTCCACGTTTGTTAAAATGTAGTCACACCTCTGATATAATCCGACAAAAAGTGTtcgaaatattttaaatatttgtgcatTTGATAATCACTaaattaatctctctctcttctctttaaaCAGCTTAGCAGTGTCTGCAAAAACGAATCTTTTCCTACAACCTGTTAACTGACTGGACTGATGGTAACAAAGTAATTGTGGGAGCCATGTCGGTCAAAAATTTGGCATctgctgaaaaaaatgaatgccaTTTTCAAGTTCCCAAATTACTTCTATACTGATTTCACTTTCCAGATTTCACTTTCCAGAAATGGAGATATGAAAAGATTCTCTGGAATCCTTGAAAGACTTAATAGAAATACATGAGACAAAGTTAATTTTGGAacaa of Balaenoptera ricei isolate mBalRic1 chromosome 8, mBalRic1.hap2, whole genome shotgun sequence contains these proteins:
- the CREBZF gene encoding CREB/ATF bZIP transcription factor; this encodes MRHSLTKLLAASGSDSPSRSESPAPIATCSLPPDLTRAAAEDEGTAAAGSPGRKQPPGDEGESDAGRGGRGVVAARAPSPEEMEEEAIASVPGEETEDMDFLSGLELADLLDPRQPDWHLEPGLNSPGPLSSSGGGSDSGGLWRGDDDDEAAAAEMQRFSDLLQRLLNGIGGCSSGSDSGGGEKRRRKSPGGGGGSSGNDNDQAATKSPRKAAAAAARLNRLKKKEYVMGLESRVRGLAAENQELRAENRELGKRVQALQEESRYLRAVLANETGLARLLSRLSGVGLRLTTSLFRDSPAGDHDYALPVGKQQQDVLEEDDSAGGVCLHVDKDKVSVEFCSACARKASSSLKIFFFR